From the genome of Methanobrevibacter sp.:
CTGTAAAACAGGCAGATTTAATCATCACTGTAACCGGTAATGCAGATATTATCTCAGGTGATGATTTTAAGTACATGAAAGACGGTTGTATGCTTGCAAACTCAGGACACTTCAATGTGGAAATCAACAGGCCTGATCTTGAAGCGATATCCACTGGTGTTAAAGAGGTTCGTGAAAGTATTGAAGAGTTCACTACAAAAGACGGACGTAAGATTTACCTTTTAGCTGACGGAAGATTGGTTAACTTATCCGCTGCACGTGGACAGGGACATCCTGCTGAAATTATGGACATGAGTTTTGCAGTTCAGGCATTATCTGCCAAACACATTCTTGAAAACGATTTGCCGGTTGGCGTGACCAAGGCACCTGATGAAATCGACTACACTGTAGCTAGCATGAAACTGGATGCTATGGGTATTGAAATCGACTCATTGACTGATAAGCAAAAAGCTTACATGGCAAACTGGCAAGAAGGAACATAAATTCCTTCTATCTTATTTTTTTATGTCCTATTTCAGATACATTGACAACGGAGATGGACCAACCAAGCTGTTCATTGGTGGAGTCCATGGAAACGAGGGAGTGACTTCCCTTAAGTTCATCAAAAGAATCAATGAAAACGATCTGTCCTCCGGTCAATTCTATTTTTACAATTTTGATAAAACACCATATATTTCAACAATCAAAAAAGAGTACTATGAATCTGAAATCGGTTTGAAGATTCTTGATTTGATAAAATACTTTGAACCTGACTTCTACACAGAACTTCACTGCTACAACCTAAAAAATTATGAAAAGCTAACTTCAATGGAAAGATACAGGCAAACTGGAATTCCTCCATTGATAAAACTTGGAAATCATGTGCTTGTCTCTTCGGTTTCACCTCTGATTCGCATGACCTACTTTTCAACTGATACAGTATGCAAAACACTCGAGTTTCCCTGCATTGAAAAGTTAACTCCTGAAATCATTGAGAAGTATAACTTTGACAAGTCCAAGGCTTGCAGAACCTATGAGGATTTATTGAAACTGATTTTAATCTCACCGTCACGTGAATATTTTGAAAATGAAATGATGAAACATCATCAAGATCAGGTATTCCTCGCCATGAAATATGCAAAAAAAGTTTTCGGCGAAGATTTTCCACCTTATTGATATTGATGGTTTCCGGGTTTGTGGTGGTGAGAAACCATCAACACCATGGATTTCATAGAATATATTGAATATTTAAATAGATTTTCACCATCCCCTTGATAGTGTCTATTTTTAAAGTGTTTTCAATGTAATCTGGGGTGTGTGGTGGTAGATTACATTTTTATAGACAATATTTGAAATCCAATTAATAGTCTTTTTTAACTAGTATTTAAAAGCATTGCAGAATCCTTTGTTATAAAATTGTTTAAATATTATGATTAACAATATTCAATTAGGTGATATGATGACAAGATTTTGTAAAAATTGCGGAGCTGAATTGGAAGAAGGCTCTATTTTTTGTAATGAATGTGGAACAAAAGCAGGGGAAGTTTCTCCAAGAAAAAACATCAGTTTAGATAATGATCCGTTCAAATCCTATAAAATTAACATGATTAATGGTGAAAATATCATTAGAAGCTCTCAAATTCATATAGGGTGTTTATATTTACCGTCAATTTTAACAGTTTTAGGATTTATTCTAATTTTCATTATTGGAATACCTATGTTTCCTATTTTAATTGTAGGTTTGATATGGCTATTAATTAGATTTATAGGATATTCTAATAATGACTTAATCCTTACAAACAAAAGAGTATTCGGTAAATGCGGACTCATTTCAACTGTACAAATGCAGTCTCCATTGAATAAAATAGATTCAGTTTCTCATAGTAACGGTCTTTTCGG
Proteins encoded in this window:
- a CDS encoding PH domain-containing protein, whose amino-acid sequence is MTRFCKNCGAELEEGSIFCNECGTKAGEVSPRKNISLDNDPFKSYKINMINGENIIRSSQIHIGCLYLPSILTVLGFILIFIIGIPMFPILIVGLIWLLIRFIGYSNNDLILTNKRVFGKCGLISTVQMQSPLNKIDSVSHSNGLFGKLIGYGTVEIATTSSKFKFRFIREGQSFYNDIFNQLEASEVENRNKNAQAIVDAMAEKLS
- a CDS encoding DUF2119 domain-containing protein, translated to MSYFRYIDNGDGPTKLFIGGVHGNEGVTSLKFIKRINENDLSSGQFYFYNFDKTPYISTIKKEYYESEIGLKILDLIKYFEPDFYTELHCYNLKNYEKLTSMERYRQTGIPPLIKLGNHVLVSSVSPLIRMTYFSTDTVCKTLEFPCIEKLTPEIIEKYNFDKSKACRTYEDLLKLILISPSREYFENEMMKHHQDQVFLAMKYAKKVFGEDFPPY